In the genome of Podarcis raffonei isolate rPodRaf1 chromosome 17, rPodRaf1.pri, whole genome shotgun sequence, one region contains:
- the LOC128405203 gene encoding olfactory receptor 10R2-like, with protein sequence MGRENHTMVTEFILAGFSNFPDLKIPLFLVFSLIYLVTLMANIIIITTICLNRSLHIPMYFFLSILSFSEICYSLVIIPNMLANLLREKKTISFISCATQMYIFLGFAFTNCFLLAVMGYDRYVSICKPLRYQILMNQSLCTKLVACSATTGFLFSTSETIIIFTLPFCGPNKVKHFFCEIEPLLELACGRNYIGEIVIFIICVLVIICAFLFILLSYILIANTVLKIPTTAGKHKAFSTCASHLIVVVVHFGCAGIIHFGPKNSYTLDETTFISVSYTMVTPLLNPLVYSLRNKDVQIALKKSLFKSSCTQRM encoded by the coding sequence ATGGGAAGAGAAAATCATACAATGGTGACAGAATTTATCCTTGCTGGATTTTCCAATTTCCCAGACCTGAAGATTCCCTTGTTTCTCGTGTTCTCTCTAATTTACCTGGTAACTTTGATGGCAAATATAATCATCATCACTACGATATGTCTTAACCGCAGCCTCCACatccccatgtacttcttcctctccatcctctCCTTCTCAGAAATCTGCTACTCACTTGTCATTATCCCCAATATGCTTGCAAATCTTCTAAGAGAAAAGAAGACCATTTCCTTCATTAGCTGTGCTACTCAGATGTACATTTTCCTGGGCTTTGCATTCACAAATTGTTTTCTTCTAGCAGTGATGGGGTATGACCGATATGTCTCCATATGTAAACCTTTACGTTATCAGATTTTGATGAATCAAAGTCTCTGCACCAAACTGGTGGcttgttcagcaacaactggatttcttttttccacctcAGAGACTATAATCATATTTACCTTGCCTTTCTGTGGGCCAAATAAAGTTAAGCACTTCTTTTGCGAAATAGAACCTTTGCTTGAATTAGCCTGCGGACGAAACTACATAGGTGAAATCGTCATTTTCATTATTTGTGTTTTGGTTATAATTTGTGCATTCCTGTTCATCCTTCTCTCATACATTTTAATTGCAAACACTGTCTTGAAAATCCCCACAACGGCTGGGAAGCATAAAGCCTTTTCCACTTGTGCCTCCCATCTTATTGTGGTCGTGGTGCACTTTGGGTGTGCTGGCATTATCCATTTTGGGCCCAAAAACAGTTACACGCTAGATGAGACtacttttatttctgtctcttACACAATGGTGACTCCCTTGTTGAACCCCTTAGTGTACAGCCTGAGAAACAAAGATGTCCAAATAGCGCTTAAGAAATCGCTTTTCAAAAGCTCCTGCACCCAAAGAATGTGA
- the LOC128405201 gene encoding olfactory receptor 10T2-like, which yields MGRENQTIVTEFILAGFSNFPDLKIPLFLVFSLMYLITLMGNIIIITAIRLNRSLHIPMYFFLSILSFSEICYTLVIIPNMLANLLREKKTISFIGCATQMCIFLGFGCTDCFLLAVMGYDRYVSICKPLRYQILMNQRLCTKLVACSVSLAFIFSTSETIIIFTLPFCGPNELKHYLCDLAPLLELACGRNYIGEIVIFIISFLVVICSFLFILLSYILIANTVLKIPTMAGKRKAFSTCASHLIVVIVHFGCAGIIYLGPKSSYTLDETTFISVSYTMVTPLLNPLVYSLRNKDVQIALKKSLGKSSCTQRM from the coding sequence ATGGGAAGAGAAAATCAAACAATAGTGACAGAATTTATCCTTGCTGGATTTTCTAATTTCCCAGACCTGAAGATTCCATTGTTTCTGGTGTTCTCTCTCATGTACCTGATAACTTTGATGGGAAATATAATCATCATCACTGCGATACGGCTTAACCGCAGCCTCCACatccccatgtacttcttcctctccatcctctCCTTCTCAGAAATCTGCTACACACTCGTCATTATCCCCAATATGCTTGCAAATCTTCTAAGAGAAAAGAAGACCATTTCCTTCATTGGCTGTGCTACTCAGATGTGCATTTTCCTGGGCTTTGGGTGCACAGATTGTTTTCTTCTAGCAGTGATGGGGTATGACCGATATGTCTCCATATGCAAACCTTTACGTTATCAGATTCTGATGAATCAAAGACTCTGCACCAAGCTGGTGGCTTGTTCAGTATcacttgcatttattttttctaCATCAGAGACTATAATCATATTTACCTTGCCTTTCTGTGGGCCAAATGAACTTAAGCACTACTTGTGTGATTTGGCACCATTGCTTGAATTAGCCTGTGGCCGTAACTACATAGGAGAAATtgttattttcattatttcatttttggTTGTAATTTGTTCATTCTTGTTCATCCTTCTCTCGTACATTTTAATTGCAAACACTGTCTTGAAAATCCCCACAATGGCTGGGAAACGAAAAGCCTTTTCCACTTGTGCCTCCCATCTTATCGTGGTCATAGTGCACTTTGGGTGTGCTGGCATTATCTATTTAGGGCCCAAATCCAGTTACACGCTAGATGAGACtacttttatttctgtctcttACACAATGGTGACTCCCTTGTTGAACCCCTTAGTGTACAGCCTGAGAAACAAAGATGTCCAAATAGCGCTTAAGAAATCACTGGGCAAAAGCTCCTGCACCCAAAGAATGTGA